DNA sequence from the Pseudochaenichthys georgianus chromosome 8, fPseGeo1.2, whole genome shotgun sequence genome:
ATTGAAACCTTGAAAAACCTATTACTACCAGAATAGAATACATCAATACATGGATGGTGTGAAAACAAGTTCATTGTGCACTTAATAGcctaaattaaaatgtaaagcaagcctcctctccacactcGGGCACAAGTGGTGTGACCATTTGCCTTAGTCCTTTACAAAACTCAGCTAATTATACTACTCTGTTGCTCCTAAATATCGATCACTGTATGACTATCACGATGCTGAGATGGTAATGGTTTTCTAATTCCTTGTCTCCAAGGGAAGAAGAAGAACCCTGGGCTGAAGCTGGCCAAAGAAGTGTTTGCACAGCCccccccagcagcagcagcgtaaGGCTTCTCTTTACAATGGGTTAGAGCAAGAACATTGAAATGGCTTCAGCCTGGTATTGACTTATTGCATCTAATAGAGATACTTTGGGTAAACATCTTTCACTGTTGCTATGTGCATATGTACCgttaagtttatttatttttactgttttaTACATTTGTTGTATTCTATTTATGTGCAATGCTCGTCTATATGCAAAGAAAGAAATGACGTCCAGAAATGCAGACATTTAACACTGACTTCAACTTTATCTCATTTATAAATAAACATGCACAATTTATCTTACAGTGTGAATATTCATTACTGAGTATTATAACATGTTCTTAACCTTGCTCTCTCCCTGCAGGCCCCCTCGAGATCTTGACTCGAAAGCTTGCGTCACAATCGGAGACCAGGTAAGATTAGCTATGGTTtcccgagggcaccgagccttcgcagcagctggccccaggctctggaacactctgcccctccatgtgaggtcggcccagaccctgggggtttTAAATCTACTCTTAAAACACACGtcttctccctggccttttagtcagagcggagcacgactcctgacttttccctgtgttttttatatatctgctgTAATTgattgtcttttattgtgattggagtaatgtgtttttatgtgattgtagtatttattacatgtacagcactttggcccgaccaaaaatcgcttttaaatgtgctttataaataaactttgatttgatttccCTGCCTTTCTCTCCTGAACACGTACATTAATACAACTTCTGCCTCTTTCCTCTAGAACTTTGTGGTGAAGGCAGATGACTTGGAGCAGATTGGAGAGCTGGGCAGGGGGGCGTACGGCGTGGTCGACAAGATGAAACATGTGCCCAGCGGTGTTATCATGGCTGTCAAGGTGGGCTGGGGGGCCGCTTCTCGGGTTACCTGATCTGTTAACGCACCGTGCTTTTTAAAATAGTACCATGACTCATAGATGTATTCAAGATATGAGCTCAAACATTTGGATGAGATCTATCCGATCCATAATATGCTATAGTGGGGAGGGGGTGACACAGTTTGAGTTTCAAGATGCTCTGCCCTCTGATGACGCCTAACTAAGCATCTTTGAGCATTAAGAAAAACAGCCAAAACAtcgaatttattattattaatgtgtaatgtttgcGTCCCCAGCGGATTCGTGCCACCGTCAACACGCTGGAGCAGAAGAGGCTTCTGATGGACTTGGACATTTCTATGAGGACAGTGGACTGCTTCCACACCGTCACATTCTACGGTGCCCTCTTCAGAGAGGTGAGCACACAAGGACTGTCATGGACTCCTgaaggtggtgtgtgtgtgtgtgtgtgtgtgtgtgtgtgtgtgtgtgtgtgtgtgtgtgtgtgtgtgtgtgtgtgtgtgtgtgtgtgtgtgtgtgtgtgtgtgtgtgtgtgtgtgtgtgtgtgtgtgtgtgtgtgtgtgtgtgtgtgtgtgtgtgtgtgtgtgtgtgtgtgtgtgtgtgtgtgtgtgtgtgtgtgtgtgtgtgtgtgtgtgtgtgtgtgtgtgtgtgtgtgagtgtgtgtgtgtgtgtgtgtgtgtgtgtgtgtgtgtgtgtgtgtgtgtgtgtgtatcctgtTTTAAATTGTTGGGTGacatctttttttctttcaggGGGATGTCTGGATCTGCATGGAGCTGATGGACACGTCTCTGGATAAGTTCTATAAGAAAGTTATCGAGAAAGGCAAAGACTtcccagaggacatcctgggCAAGATCACAGTAGCAGTACGTCCTGTCCCATATTTTTCACTATTAGTGTCACCAGTGATGGGGttgttactaaaaaaaaaaaaaagtaatatattactttaaataaaagtaatatattactttaccTCGTTACTCTTTACATTACTTTTGCGTTACTCAGCAACAGCCTATAGCCAAAACTTAAAACTTAGGCCTACATGTGCACACATATAACAATTACTATTGCAATAAGGAAGACATAACACAAGTTAATAACGGTGAAAATTCTAGTTTTTGCTGCCTGTTCGGAGTCGGCACACACTCAACATCATCACTCTGGGTATGGGGGtctttagctactagcttcgtgtTAGCATGTTGCCTCTGCAGGTGTTGGAGAGGTTTGATGTTGTTGTGTTTGCAGCAGTGCACcttaccgtcacattcctgtcctttcttctgacacatttaaaataatgggcatacctccacccctcgaaagttatagCTGTTGTTGTCTCTGTCTCTGCAGCTCAACCCCTGTGACGGCTGCATGTGGACAAGTTGCGCAAATGTTACGAAaatataaacctgcggcggaaatCCCTCTAGTGACTTGAAATATTTAAAATTGTTAAAAGTTAGACCCATCACATTTACCAATCTTATCTACccctggaactagctaaactagttataaatgttTATTATTTACTGTCGTGTCGGTTCACTCATTCACTGGatcagcgagctgcatgagacacagacgtcaggagagggagagcaaaagagaggctccgtttattAAACCcgccgtgttattatccaaagttactgtaaacttctgaataatgtagtaACGACTAGTCTGTCAAAGGGAGAATCTAGTCATTTTTTTGCGCAATGTTAGTAGCCTAACtatagtgtgattactgaagtAACGTGTTTCGCGCAATgatagtaactgtagtgtgattactgaattttATAACGGTAACACGTTAcattactccgttaccgacgAATGTAATATTATTACACCCAGCTCACGTTTTACATTATTACAGGATCGGTCCCAACATGTTGACTTTTCGTCGAGAGCAAGTTAtgtgtccttttttttttttttcagcttTGGTCGCATTCAGTTACTTAGATATGCGGTGCTTTATCAAATATGAGTGACTCCTGGGggaaaaaactatttaaaagtttataaaaaataaatattgtatCATGTATGTGCACGTAAAACACTCATTGTAACTGAGAAATCATCTTCATCTACATTTCTGGataatattatttaataatttCTCCTTTTCTTTAATGTTCTCTCTCCACAGATTGTCAAGGCATTAGATCATCTGCACAGTAACCTGTCAGTGATACACAGAGGTAATTCAATTGTCAGTGTATGCAGTGTTTCTCATTGTTGCTATACTATGTTCTCCGTCATCATTTTCCTGACATGTCTTTTCCCAGATGTGAAGCCCTCCAATGTTCTGATCAACACTCAGGGCCAAGTGAAAATGTGTGACTTCGGCATCAGTGGCCACCTGGTCGACTCGGTGGCCAAAACAATGGACGCAGGCTGCAAGCCCTACATGGCGGTAATTACGGAgtgttgcatttttttttttaatcaactgTGGAATTGCTTTTTAAAATGTCTGAAAAAACAGATATTAACAGTCCAGGAGGATATTATTCATTCCTCTATTTTCCACTTCGCTTCAACTGTATGAATGAAGGTTTATAATCTTATTTGCTTGCCTTTTTTAATTCTTGATGGGGTTTAATTCTTAATAGCTTTCATCTGTAAATATTAATTATAATTCTGTATTTTcctgtttatatattttaagtaaatgcaacaaaaaaagttaAGCTTTCCTTAAAGATGCAGTATAACCATTTATGTTTTTTGTTCAAATCGTTCTCGTATAATATTGGTACTTATCTGTTGTTAATGATCTCTTTCAGCCTGAGCGGATCAACCCCGACCTCAACCAGAAAGGCTACAGTGTCAAGTCAGACATATGGAGTCTTGGTATCACCATGGTGAGTAGAGTTTGGTTTGAATATGTGAAACTTGATGCCATTTGTGATACATTTTAGGCAAAATAATCCATGTTTTTTATTCACTTTAAACAGAGATGGGAGAAgttctcagatcttgtacttctagtaaaagtagaagtacc
Encoded proteins:
- the LOC117451034 gene encoding dual specificity mitogen-activated protein kinase kinase 6-like, producing MSLSKGGKKKNPGLKLAKEVFAQPPPAAAAPPRDLDSKACVTIGDQNFVVKADDLEQIGELGRGAYGVVDKMKHVPSGVIMAVKRIRATVNTLEQKRLLMDLDISMRTVDCFHTVTFYGALFREGDVWICMELMDTSLDKFYKKVIEKGKDFPEDILGKITVAIVKALDHLHSNLSVIHRDVKPSNVLINTQGQVKMCDFGISGHLVDSVAKTMDAGCKPYMAPERINPDLNQKGYSVKSDIWSLGITMIELAILKFPYDSWGTPFQQLKQVVDEPSPQLPADRFSPEMVDFISQCLRKKPNERPAYTELMQHPFLTLHDSKDTDVASFVKIILKD